The Candidatus Hinthialibacter antarcticus genome contains a region encoding:
- a CDS encoding PAS domain S-box protein yields MDDKSEVRIDSPSFQTDRKSALDQRALEILPLSALGLSFVYLLFVCFDSFLYPASILPFLFLIDFFFMVVMAGLYFIFKKFPSPAQWTHTLGCILGLMVLVNAFPSFVLLDDPHHTAYLVLIVLVASCLMLSYFAYGVFIFSVFVSWLCIAIFSETPSEWLHFGFMLVISSVIGGLILFFRLRAFDREFLRIAESEMMRKQLKLRTQELESITGELRTQIAVREQAENLLRQFVHNAPAPIAMFDRDMHYLLYSKRWMDDFQLTPNDMLGPTDFAMFPPLRSRWEAIKNACLQGAMQQGEEEEGFLSRTGNLEWLRWEARPWFETEIEVGGIILFVEFITERKNAQKALTDSEERLQDFFDNASDLIQSVAPDGRILYVNKAWREKLGYTDQELERLTIFHTVAFDCQDDYRSMFEEVLQGGVYDSMETTMISKKGNRILVSGNVNCRFEDGEPVEARSILRDVTESKRAEFELIRAKEEAVIANQTKSRFLAVMSHELRTPLNSIIGFSRLLLKNKYENLIDQDLDYINRIRTSGLHLLALINDILDLSKIEAGRMAIERKPVDLNKLVGQVAEQIESQVSQKNIRLVREVAENIQTFESDYAKLWQILMNLVSNAVKFTEEGDVVIRAIADAETGAPVALEVEDSGIGIPPGRLLNIFESFQQADDSTARKYGGTGLGLSITWSLCQLLGYKVEVKSELEKGSTFTIRLK; encoded by the coding sequence ATGGATGATAAATCAGAAGTACGAATTGACTCGCCCTCTTTTCAAACGGACCGCAAATCCGCTCTTGACCAACGGGCGTTAGAAATTTTGCCGCTGAGCGCATTGGGGCTGAGTTTTGTCTATCTGCTCTTTGTTTGTTTCGATAGTTTTTTATATCCCGCGTCGATCCTTCCGTTTTTATTTCTCATAGATTTTTTCTTTATGGTTGTGATGGCGGGGCTGTATTTTATTTTTAAAAAGTTCCCCTCGCCTGCTCAATGGACGCATACGCTTGGTTGCATTCTTGGATTAATGGTATTAGTGAACGCCTTCCCTTCATTTGTGTTGCTGGATGATCCCCACCATACAGCGTATTTAGTTTTGATTGTGCTGGTCGCATCCTGTTTGATGCTGTCCTATTTTGCGTATGGCGTTTTTATTTTTAGCGTGTTCGTTTCGTGGTTATGTATTGCAATTTTTTCAGAGACGCCCAGCGAATGGCTGCATTTTGGTTTTATGTTGGTGATATCGAGCGTGATTGGCGGCTTGATATTGTTTTTCCGTTTGCGGGCGTTTGATCGTGAATTTCTGCGCATCGCAGAATCAGAAATGATGCGCAAACAACTCAAACTGCGCACACAGGAACTAGAGAGCATCACCGGGGAGCTACGCACCCAAATCGCCGTACGCGAGCAAGCGGAAAACCTGTTGCGTCAGTTTGTTCATAACGCGCCTGCCCCTATCGCAATGTTTGACCGGGATATGCACTACCTGCTTTACAGCAAGCGCTGGATGGATGATTTTCAGCTGACGCCGAATGATATGTTGGGGCCGACCGATTTTGCCATGTTTCCGCCGTTGCGCAGCCGCTGGGAGGCGATCAAAAACGCCTGCCTGCAAGGGGCTATGCAGCAAGGCGAAGAAGAAGAAGGGTTTCTCTCGCGAACCGGAAATTTAGAATGGCTTCGCTGGGAGGCGCGCCCCTGGTTTGAAACGGAAATCGAAGTCGGCGGCATCATTCTTTTTGTTGAATTCATTACAGAACGCAAAAACGCACAGAAAGCATTAACCGACAGCGAAGAGCGGTTGCAAGACTTTTTTGATAACGCCAGCGACTTGATTCAAAGCGTGGCGCCGGACGGCCGCATTCTCTATGTGAACAAAGCGTGGCGCGAAAAACTCGGCTACACCGACCAGGAACTCGAGCGCCTGACGATTTTTCACACGGTGGCGTTTGACTGTCAGGATGACTACCGCAGCATGTTTGAAGAAGTGTTGCAGGGCGGTGTTTATGACAGTATGGAAACCACCATGATATCAAAAAAAGGCAATCGCATTTTGGTTTCGGGCAATGTCAACTGCCGCTTCGAAGACGGAGAACCCGTGGAAGCGCGCAGTATTTTGCGCGATGTGACCGAAAGCAAACGCGCGGAATTTGAACTGATCCGCGCCAAAGAAGAAGCCGTCATCGCCAATCAAACCAAAAGCCGCTTCTTGGCGGTGATGAGCCATGAACTGCGTACGCCGCTGAACTCGATCATTGGGTTTTCGCGCTTGTTGCTGAAGAATAAATACGAAAACCTCATTGATCAAGACCTCGATTACATCAACCGCATCCGCACCAGCGGGCTGCATTTGCTTGCGCTGATTAATGACATTCTCGATCTGTCGAAAATTGAAGCCGGGCGCATGGCGATTGAACGAAAACCAGTAGATTTGAATAAACTGGTGGGGCAGGTTGCGGAGCAGATTGAGAGCCAGGTCAGCCAGAAGAATATTCGCTTGGTTCGCGAGGTGGCTGAGAACATTCAGACGTTTGAAAGCGATTATGCGAAACTGTGGCAGATTTTGATGAACCTGGTGAGCAACGCCGTCAAGTTTACGGAGGAAGGCGACGTTGTCATTCGGGCAATCGCTGATGCGGAGACCGGGGCGCCGGTTGCGCTCGAAGTGGAGGACTCGGGAATCGGCATCCCGCCGGGCCGACTGCTGAATATTTTTGAATCCTTCCAACAGGCCGACGACAGCACTGCGCGCAAGTATGGCGGCACCGGGCTGGGGCTGTCGATCACCTGGTCGTTATGCCAACTGCTGGGCTACAAAGTCGAAGTCAAAAGCGAACTCGAAAAAGGCTCCACGTTTACCATCCGGTTGAAGTAA
- the ytxJ gene encoding bacillithiol system redox-active protein YtxJ, whose product MSSQSNGLYQQMESASECTEKSQSGPVVVFKHSAICPTSSYAKREMDAFIQLNSLTAYLVVVQDQRPLSNELAEHLGVEHASPQALCLKNGNVIATFSHYDITQDNLAKAFSDESL is encoded by the coding sequence ATGTCGAGCCAATCGAATGGTCTCTACCAACAGATGGAATCAGCGTCTGAATGTACAGAAAAAAGCCAATCCGGCCCGGTCGTTGTTTTTAAGCATAGTGCAATTTGTCCAACGTCCTCTTATGCAAAACGGGAAATGGACGCGTTTATTCAATTAAATTCACTAACGGCGTATCTGGTCGTTGTTCAAGACCAGCGCCCACTATCGAATGAACTCGCGGAACACTTGGGCGTCGAACACGCAAGCCCACAAGCGCTTTGTCTGAAAAATGGCAACGTCATCGCAACCTTTAGCCACTACGACATTACGCAAGACAATTTAGCCAAAGCCTTTTCTGACGAATCGCTATAA
- the thiO gene encoding glycine oxidase ThiO: MLQPTKIYDFLVVGGGVIGLMTTRELLSQGQSVAVIDRSAVGQESSWAGGGILFPVDPGQLPPAGMQLVTWSRNSYQALADELLDETGIDSEWIQSGCIVKNLGQGDAIIKWTQSHGLTAEHINNDQRHTFAPALRENFGASVWLPEIAQIRNPRLLQALKISVLQRGGDIFEHTPLQQIQINNGRAVSAICNQHQFPANNFILAAGAWTSSLLEPFGPAPVIEPVRGQMICIKTPANRLTPIVMEGDYYLIPRKDGRILVGSTVERVGFDKQTTQEAFEALKQAAIQMAPELKDAEVEAHWAGLRPGSPDGIPTIAAHPEIENVYINAGHYRNGLVMAPASARLMTQMALNQTPIFDPAPYAISISS; encoded by the coding sequence ATGCTTCAGCCCACAAAAATATACGATTTCCTCGTCGTCGGCGGCGGAGTGATTGGCCTAATGACAACGCGCGAACTCTTGTCACAAGGGCAGTCGGTTGCCGTCATTGACCGTTCAGCCGTGGGGCAAGAATCGTCATGGGCGGGCGGCGGCATTCTCTTCCCGGTTGATCCAGGCCAATTGCCTCCAGCCGGAATGCAACTCGTCACTTGGTCGCGCAACTCATACCAAGCCTTGGCGGATGAATTGCTCGATGAAACCGGTATTGATTCTGAGTGGATTCAATCGGGCTGTATCGTAAAAAATTTGGGACAAGGCGATGCGATAATCAAGTGGACGCAGTCGCATGGCTTAACAGCAGAGCACATCAACAACGATCAACGTCATACGTTTGCGCCAGCGTTGCGTGAGAACTTCGGCGCTTCAGTGTGGCTGCCAGAGATCGCTCAAATCCGTAATCCCCGCTTGTTGCAAGCATTGAAGATAAGCGTTCTCCAACGCGGCGGCGATATTTTTGAACACACCCCGCTGCAACAAATTCAAATCAACAATGGGCGCGCTGTCAGCGCGATCTGCAACCAGCATCAATTTCCCGCAAATAATTTCATCCTGGCGGCTGGCGCGTGGACTTCGTCGCTACTGGAACCGTTCGGCCCCGCCCCAGTGATCGAACCTGTCCGCGGGCAAATGATCTGTATCAAAACGCCAGCGAATAGGCTCACGCCCATCGTGATGGAAGGCGATTATTACTTGATTCCCCGTAAAGACGGACGCATTTTGGTTGGGAGCACAGTTGAACGGGTTGGGTTTGATAAGCAGACAACGCAAGAAGCATTCGAAGCGCTCAAACAAGCGGCGATTCAAATGGCGCCGGAACTGAAAGATGCAGAGGTCGAAGCCCATTGGGCGGGACTACGCCCCGGCAGCCCGGACGGCATCCCAACCATTGCCGCGCACCCTGAAATTGAAAACGTATATATTAACGCAGGCCATTACCGCAACGGCCTCGTGATGGCGCCCGCTTCGGCTCGACTGATGACGCAAATGGCGCTGAACCAAACACCAATTTTTGATCCAGCGCCATACGCGATTTCTATTTCAAGTTAA
- a CDS encoding prepilin-type N-terminal cleavage/methylation domain-containing protein, with translation MKNKKSGFTLIELLIVVAIIGILAAIAVPNFLNAQIRAKIARTNSDLRTIGMGLDMYFLDYNKHPPNVSHLTVDLVNLTTPTSYLADVGFRDVFKAEQGDTGNNKESYLYFNYYYEHDGPNNWINNIGREDLSTPGYCLASWGPDRNQDAIEWVYVQRSAGDAKAALNRVYHPSNGLISRGDIGRWGGNVPNVPMIAGG, from the coding sequence ATGAAGAACAAAAAATCTGGCTTTACATTGATTGAGTTGCTCATTGTCGTCGCAATTATCGGTATCCTGGCCGCCATTGCTGTTCCGAATTTTTTGAATGCGCAGATCCGCGCAAAAATCGCCCGCACCAATAGCGATTTACGTACAATTGGTATGGGACTGGATATGTATTTTCTGGATTACAATAAACATCCGCCCAATGTCTCGCACCTGACAGTTGATTTAGTCAATTTAACAACGCCGACTTCGTATCTGGCGGATGTTGGGTTTCGGGACGTATTCAAAGCCGAACAGGGAGATACGGGCAATAACAAAGAGAGTTACCTGTACTTCAATTATTACTATGAGCATGACGGCCCCAATAACTGGATCAATAATATCGGCAGAGAAGACCTCAGTACGCCTGGCTATTGCCTCGCCAGTTGGGGGCCCGACCGAAACCAGGATGCGATCGAGTGGGTGTATGTACAACGCTCGGCGGGGGATGCCAAGGCTGCGTTGAACCGGGTGTATCACCCCAGCAACGGACTCATCAGCAGAGGGGATATCGGTCGCTGGGGCGGTAATGTTCCTAACGTGCCGATGATTGCCGGCGGCTGA
- a CDS encoding sugar phosphate isomerase/epimerase family protein, with the protein MERRSFLTTAATVGAALAASGTSASAAEPTKQAKLKFSCQEWIIPGKTLEDKVAFMKEHDIVGFEPGGKDLDKRVAQYKNAFKGSDIQTSAICAGFDGVLISDKPHVRKRAMESMKSILNAAGELGSTGLIIVPAFNGQTELSEVGGRYILIDLLGELGEHAVKAGSRILLEPLNRGEAWFLRQLSDAAAICEEVNNPGICMMGDFYHMGIEEPCEYSAFMSCRKYLHHVHLASRPNRKQPSYDPNDDFRPGFKALKEIGYQDYCSFECGIEGKGEVELPKAMDMLRKQWAEA; encoded by the coding sequence ATGGAACGTCGTTCTTTTTTAACTACAGCGGCAACAGTCGGCGCCGCATTGGCTGCGTCTGGAACAAGCGCTTCCGCCGCAGAACCAACCAAACAAGCCAAACTTAAATTTTCCTGCCAGGAATGGATCATCCCCGGCAAGACGCTGGAAGACAAAGTCGCGTTTATGAAAGAGCACGACATCGTCGGCTTTGAGCCGGGCGGCAAAGATTTAGACAAACGCGTCGCACAATACAAAAACGCCTTCAAAGGCTCCGATATTCAAACCAGCGCAATCTGCGCGGGCTTCGACGGCGTGTTAATCTCAGACAAGCCCCATGTCCGCAAACGCGCAATGGAGTCGATGAAATCAATCCTCAATGCTGCTGGCGAGTTGGGTTCGACCGGGTTGATTATCGTGCCCGCGTTCAATGGACAAACCGAATTGAGCGAAGTGGGCGGACGCTATATTTTAATTGACCTTTTGGGTGAATTGGGCGAACACGCCGTCAAAGCCGGATCGCGCATCCTGCTCGAACCGCTCAATCGCGGCGAAGCGTGGTTCTTGCGCCAGTTGTCCGACGCCGCCGCCATCTGCGAAGAAGTCAACAACCCCGGCATCTGTATGATGGGCGACTTCTATCACATGGGCATCGAAGAACCGTGCGAATATTCGGCCTTCATGAGCTGCCGCAAGTATCTTCATCACGTGCATCTCGCTAGCCGCCCCAATCGCAAGCAGCCAAGTTATGACCCCAACGACGACTTTCGCCCCGGTTTCAAAGCGTTGAAAGAAATCGGCTATCAGGACTATTGCAGTTTTGAATGCGGCATCGAAGGCAAGGGCGAAGTGGAACTACCGAAAGCAATGGACATGCTCCGCAAGCAGTGGGCGGAAGCGTAA
- a CDS encoding SdiA-regulated domain-containing protein, with protein MKKNTQTISLSPFIRIAQIENGNGLKELSGQTPTDKRGEFWGINDKGNDPEIFRFSINGSVLQQVEIKKIKNDDWEAIAQHPDGSLLIGGVGDNDRKKDEYYIHQIEAPKRTDEKIKTVESYEFVYSDKRRHNCEAMFVFNSKVYLITKEENEHQHSKIYRLDTLRSGRKLTAKVVTNLTEPGIVTDAAYDQTKKLLAVLTYNQIMLFRVTNERDLFNAPMFRMAIDLKQCEGVCFYGDEILVSNEEGELWAAKIEQG; from the coding sequence ATGAAAAAAAATACTCAAACAATCTCATTATCGCCTTTCATCCGAATCGCTCAAATTGAAAATGGAAACGGGCTTAAAGAACTGTCCGGTCAGACTCCCACTGACAAACGGGGCGAATTTTGGGGCATCAACGACAAGGGCAACGATCCTGAGATATTTCGTTTCAGCATCAACGGCAGCGTTCTGCAACAAGTTGAAATCAAGAAAATTAAAAATGATGACTGGGAAGCCATTGCGCAACACCCCGACGGGTCGTTGCTGATTGGCGGCGTCGGCGACAATGACCGCAAAAAGGACGAATATTATATTCATCAAATCGAGGCGCCCAAACGCACCGACGAAAAAATCAAGACAGTTGAATCGTACGAGTTCGTTTATTCAGACAAGCGGCGGCATAACTGCGAGGCGATGTTTGTATTCAACAGCAAAGTCTATTTGATTACCAAAGAAGAAAATGAACATCAGCATTCTAAAATCTATCGTTTGGACACGCTGCGCTCAGGCCGTAAATTGACGGCAAAAGTGGTCACAAATCTAACCGAACCCGGCATCGTCACCGACGCGGCGTACGACCAAACAAAAAAGTTATTAGCAGTGCTAACGTATAATCAAATCATGTTGTTTCGCGTCACGAATGAACGCGACTTGTTTAACGCCCCCATGTTTCGCATGGCGATTGATCTAAAGCAATGCGAGGGCGTTTGTTTCTACGGCGACGAAATCCTGGTCTCCAACGAAGAGGGCGAATTGTGGGCGGCGAAAATCGAGCAAGGATGA
- a CDS encoding class I SAM-dependent methyltransferase, which produces MTTPNHEQFQAIQSAAQGIAPEVANNDDPIGAETLRRIYKLNNLNRWMWSRIDPWVGQRVMEAGCGVGTMTAFLLEREYVCGVDLNGQHLEDLKNKLGKPENLETFQSDLQDPKLAQLNEKDLDTIVCLNVLEHIEDHHAALDNFHAALRPGGRLVLLVPAYQGLYGTLDLGLSHFRRYGKRDLNELLLSHNLKPINHRYLNLFGILGWWLNGKVLKRNLLPSGQLNLYNALVPFFMAIENLTGPPCGLSHVVVAEKI; this is translated from the coding sequence ATGACGACGCCAAACCACGAACAATTCCAGGCCATACAAAGCGCCGCGCAAGGCATCGCGCCTGAAGTCGCCAACAATGATGACCCCATCGGCGCCGAAACCCTGCGCCGCATCTATAAGTTGAATAACCTCAATCGCTGGATGTGGTCGCGCATTGATCCCTGGGTGGGACAGCGCGTCATGGAAGCGGGATGCGGCGTCGGCACCATGACCGCCTTTCTGCTTGAGCGCGAATACGTCTGCGGCGTCGACCTAAACGGGCAACATCTGGAAGACCTCAAAAACAAACTCGGCAAACCCGAAAACCTCGAGACCTTTCAAAGCGACTTGCAAGACCCGAAACTGGCGCAACTCAATGAGAAAGACCTCGACACCATCGTTTGCCTGAACGTGCTCGAACACATCGAAGACCATCATGCGGCTCTGGATAATTTCCACGCTGCGTTACGCCCCGGCGGACGGCTGGTCTTGCTGGTCCCCGCCTATCAAGGGTTATATGGAACGCTCGATCTGGGCTTATCGCATTTTCGCCGCTACGGCAAACGCGATCTGAACGAGCTACTGCTATCGCATAATCTGAAGCCCATCAATCATCGCTACCTGAATCTGTTTGGCATCTTAGGCTGGTGGCTCAATGGTAAAGTGCTGAAGCGTAATCTGCTGCCGTCCGGTCAACTCAATCTATACAACGCCCTGGTTCCATTTTTTATGGCGATTGAAAATTTGACCGGCCCCCCCTGCGGCCTCTCACACGTCGTGGTTGCGGAGAAAATTTGA
- a CDS encoding O-antigen ligase family protein, translating into MNPMKENLHKWERRIAYGLLAVTPFVITPDTEDSFIVGKTVWIACLAVIWFLLIIWRNGFRWQKPSELDWPISAMLGAYLVSLIVSFQSPAQLRTYGLVLIFVGLLYAFRRLWSIDGSPRAVAWILAATAALLATYGILQDYGVDLFNFSGGVRDWRAKVIATLGNPNFLGGYLSYCIPVIVGLGLRRGAKWWEVILAGVALGLSFACLAVTFCVGATLGLLLLIFVMPITLFIVRPTFRVSLLRLVLYIIIAASAVGWYLLDNPNNSHGGSLYAEAKSSPQWTSGVGARRFNWLTTKIMMQENPILGIGFHNYLTVHIHYQGLNYQRYGRPHDRDYVIPVDQPHFQLMESAAEAGPLGGSAVAWLMAAWIASAVRRLKQEREAPWFAWGAYAGVWVVLAHSMSSFPFHLPASALVCVVLASYLVSRTPKPKEDVESPAWVKTTAAVIAVIVIAYSYTPIIAERALRLGRASQGLDSIAYLERARRWGPFHHQTYLMLGVRYIQQGWLENAEKALLQSLQYQENHQVHVYLAKLYQRTGELEKAVEQQRRVIELNPVYPGHYRELAELLKQTGDEAGAQTALQKAAELDEALKK; encoded by the coding sequence ATGAATCCGATGAAAGAAAACCTGCATAAATGGGAACGTCGCATTGCGTACGGCCTGCTCGCCGTCACGCCCTTTGTGATTACGCCGGATACCGAAGATTCATTTATCGTAGGCAAGACGGTTTGGATCGCGTGTTTGGCAGTGATTTGGTTTCTGTTAATTATTTGGCGAAACGGATTTCGTTGGCAAAAGCCGTCTGAACTCGACTGGCCGATCAGCGCGATGCTGGGCGCCTATCTGGTTTCATTGATTGTGAGTTTTCAATCGCCTGCGCAACTGCGGACGTATGGATTGGTATTAATATTCGTCGGGCTGTTATATGCGTTCCGTCGTTTGTGGTCGATTGACGGGTCGCCGCGTGCGGTTGCTTGGATTTTGGCGGCGACGGCGGCGCTGCTCGCGACGTACGGCATCTTGCAGGATTATGGCGTTGATCTCTTTAACTTCAGCGGCGGCGTACGCGACTGGCGGGCGAAGGTGATCGCGACGCTAGGCAACCCCAATTTTCTCGGCGGCTACCTTTCGTATTGTATCCCGGTGATCGTCGGGCTGGGGCTGCGGCGCGGCGCCAAATGGTGGGAAGTTATTCTCGCAGGCGTAGCGCTGGGATTATCATTCGCCTGCCTGGCGGTGACGTTTTGCGTTGGCGCAACACTGGGCTTACTGCTCCTCATTTTCGTAATGCCCATCACGCTGTTTATTGTGCGTCCAACTTTTCGCGTTTCATTATTGCGCTTGGTGTTGTACATCATCATTGCTGCGTCTGCGGTTGGTTGGTACTTGCTTGATAATCCAAACAACAGCCACGGCGGTTCGTTGTACGCCGAAGCAAAATCTTCGCCGCAATGGACTAGCGGCGTCGGCGCACGGCGCTTCAACTGGCTCACCACAAAAATCATGATGCAAGAAAATCCTATTCTCGGCATCGGGTTTCATAATTATCTGACGGTGCATATTCACTACCAGGGGCTGAACTATCAACGCTATGGACGTCCGCATGATCGCGACTACGTGATTCCCGTCGACCAGCCGCATTTTCAATTGATGGAAAGCGCCGCCGAAGCCGGGCCGTTGGGCGGTTCTGCTGTTGCATGGCTTATGGCAGCATGGATTGCATCCGCTGTGCGGAGGCTCAAGCAAGAGCGCGAGGCGCCTTGGTTCGCATGGGGCGCGTATGCGGGCGTGTGGGTGGTGCTCGCGCATTCGATGTCGAGTTTTCCCTTTCATCTTCCCGCCAGCGCACTGGTCTGCGTTGTGTTGGCCTCGTATCTGGTCTCGAGAACGCCGAAGCCGAAGGAAGACGTTGAGTCTCCAGCCTGGGTAAAAACGACGGCCGCTGTGATTGCAGTTATCGTGATTGCGTATTCGTACACGCCGATCATTGCGGAGCGCGCGTTGCGGTTGGGTCGCGCAAGCCAGGGGCTGGATTCAATTGCTTACTTAGAGAGGGCGCGTCGCTGGGGCCCGTTTCATCATCAGACCTACTTGATGTTGGGCGTACGCTATATTCAGCAGGGATGGCTGGAGAATGCAGAAAAGGCGTTGCTGCAATCATTACAATATCAAGAAAACCACCAGGTGCACGTTTATCTTGCGAAGTTATATCAACGCACGGGCGAGTTAGAGAAAGCCGTCGAACAGCAGCGCCGCGTGATTGAGTTGAACCCTGTGTATCCAGGCCATTACCGCGAACTGGCGGAACTTCTTAAACAAACAGGCGACGAGGCGGGGGCGCAGACCGCGCTGCAAAAAGCCGCTGAACTCGATGAGGCGCTGAAGAAGTAG
- a CDS encoding DUF2723 domain-containing protein, whose amino-acid sequence MAALPQDITWGDGPELAASAWALGVPHPTGYPLYMLSLHLFQWLPVGTIAFRGHLFSAICASSALWVLYAFLRSALASVYGDRFTVSSLPSAFAVAAFALTPVVWPSATQTEVYALFILLYAATLRLLLLYIQSPQKYFAPLCFVLGLQVVHHRLAGFLVLASVLIFMLRLLRPELFGKPKPQHVLFTLKRFWIGAAAFVAPLLLLLYFPIRAAAGPPINWYDPQTFARFYSLISGEMYAGVLQNGIIIWSRGASWARLFYYVSLPFLCYSVLAFWIVFGFGVVIARLRWLGLLAIGLSIAHIVFVMFYIVGDWTVFYTPALLVFTAPLAFGIAQMLCWLHALDLKRSIVALVYAVLIVFCAMPFWVRWEGDKGLLEFVKQHSNAFPVSSASLDERFQSVDDWQPLVYAEQAWRAVPNGEPVLTGLFESTADNELNPLQYQQIVEGRGENNVIVSCGFLYLDWYREQVNHHLALGLEMRGDAHSASQQAWHDDTWQTVVQPLLLRGAVYSPSYPLPPSWNGKAEIRMIEKTPIDRAAVAESYQSYIPKGFVMKIQLAGAEEQE is encoded by the coding sequence ATGGCTGCGCTCCCGCAGGATATCACGTGGGGCGACGGCCCCGAACTAGCGGCTTCGGCGTGGGCGTTGGGTGTGCCGCACCCCACCGGTTATCCGTTGTATATGCTATCGCTGCATTTGTTTCAATGGCTGCCGGTTGGAACCATCGCCTTTCGCGGGCATCTGTTTTCCGCTATTTGCGCTTCGTCGGCGCTATGGGTTCTCTACGCATTTTTGCGCAGCGCGTTGGCGTCCGTTTATGGCGATCGCTTTACGGTTAGCAGTCTGCCGTCTGCGTTTGCGGTTGCGGCGTTTGCTCTGACTCCGGTTGTATGGCCCTCGGCGACGCAGACAGAAGTCTACGCGCTGTTCATTCTATTGTATGCAGCGACATTACGCTTGCTGCTTCTGTATATCCAATCGCCGCAGAAATATTTCGCGCCGCTGTGTTTTGTTTTAGGATTACAAGTTGTTCATCATCGGCTGGCAGGCTTTCTTGTATTGGCGTCAGTGCTGATTTTTATGCTTCGGCTCTTGCGCCCTGAACTCTTCGGCAAACCAAAACCGCAACACGTCTTATTTACTCTAAAACGATTTTGGATCGGCGCCGCTGCCTTTGTTGCGCCGCTTTTGTTGTTGCTCTATTTCCCGATTCGGGCGGCGGCGGGGCCGCCCATCAATTGGTATGACCCGCAGACGTTTGCGCGCTTTTATTCGCTCATCAGCGGCGAGATGTATGCAGGCGTGTTGCAAAATGGCATCATCATCTGGTCGCGCGGCGCTAGTTGGGCGCGGCTGTTTTATTACGTCTCGCTGCCATTTTTGTGTTACAGCGTTCTGGCGTTTTGGATTGTCTTCGGCTTTGGCGTTGTGATCGCCCGCTTGCGCTGGTTAGGGTTGCTGGCGATTGGATTGAGCATCGCGCATATTGTATTCGTCATGTTTTACATCGTCGGCGACTGGACGGTATTCTACACGCCTGCGTTGTTGGTTTTTACGGCGCCGCTTGCGTTTGGAATCGCGCAGATGTTGTGTTGGCTTCATGCGCTTGATTTGAAGCGCTCGATTGTCGCGCTGGTCTATGCCGTATTGATCGTGTTTTGCGCGATGCCGTTTTGGGTGCGCTGGGAAGGCGACAAAGGCCTGCTGGAATTCGTCAAGCAACATTCCAACGCGTTCCCCGTGTCAAGCGCATCTTTGGATGAACGCTTTCAATCGGTGGATGATTGGCAGCCGCTGGTTTACGCCGAACAGGCTTGGCGGGCGGTCCCGAACGGCGAACCAGTATTGACCGGGCTGTTTGAATCCACGGCGGACAATGAGTTGAACCCGTTGCAGTATCAGCAAATCGTTGAGGGGCGGGGAGAGAACAACGTAATCGTCAGCTGTGGGTTCTTGTATCTGGATTGGTACCGCGAACAGGTCAATCACCATCTCGCGCTGGGGTTGGAGATGCGCGGCGATGCTCATTCCGCGTCGCAACAGGCGTGGCATGACGATACCTGGCAAACCGTAGTGCAGCCGTTATTATTACGCGGCGCCGTGTATAGCCCATCGTATCCCTTGCCGCCGTCATGGAACGGTAAAGCGGAAATCCGTATGATAGAAAAAACGCCGATTGACCGCGCTGCGGTTGCCGAATCGTATCAAAGTTACATCCCAAAAGGCTTTGTGATGAAAATCCAACTCGCGGGCGCAGAAGAACAAGAATGA